The Bernardetia sp. ABR2-2B DNA window TAATTCGAAAAGATGAAAGTGGAAATTATGCTTTTTATGACATTAAGAAAAAACAGTTTTTTTACATTGATTATTTTATGAGTAGATATACAACTGCTGGATATGGGGCTGGCTATTCTGATATTAAACAGACTATATTAAAAATGATGGATTTATTAAAAGACTCAAAAACACAAAAAGATGTTATTCAACATTTAATTAATCAAACCGAATATGATTTTTAATATAAAAAAATAGTTGGGCATTGTCTATTGACTACGACCTATCAGTTTGGCAAATCTTCAGATTTGCAGGTCAAGTAGGTATTTTTGTGTTTGCTCTCTTAAAGGCTTTTTGCTTTTGAGGGAGTTTTTTGGTTTTCAATTAGTCAAATCATATCTAAAAAATAGCTAAATTTAGTACAATCAGAGTAATAATTTATGTATTTTTTATATAGTCCTCAAAAAATACGTATTTTTGTGATTCATTTGAGATTTTTATCTGAAATAAAATCTATAATAATCAAACACTAATTAATAAAAAAAGACTTTGAATCAGAAAAAAACATTTTGGCAGTGGTTTACGCATCATTATTTGATGGTATTTCGTGATGAAGAAAATTTTGAAAAACTAAGAACTATTCGTTTCAACTTTGCACGAGTTGTGGTTGTTTTGGCTGGTTTTGTTTTGCTTGTTTTTATACCTTCTTTTTTTTTAGCAAAAGCAATTGCTGATTATCAAATTTCTACTTCTGAAAATCCACAAGCTAGGCTTTTTAAGTTAATGGAAAAATCGGATTCTTTGGAAGCAATCGTGGCAGGACAAAATGAATATTATGAAAACCTAAGGCAGATTTTGGGTGGAGATATTCCACAACAAACTATTTCGGAAGATTCTACTGAAAACACAATTAACTCAGAAGATTTGGATTTGGAACAGATAGATTCTATTGATTTAGCTTTCAGAAAACAATTTGAAAAGGAAGATTCTAAAACAAAAGGATTACGAACTTCGAAAAGTGAGTTACAACAAGTTTTATTTTTCTCTCCCATTTCTGGAATTGTTACTAATAAATATAATTCAGCTAGTTCGCATTT harbors:
- a CDS encoding M23 family metallopeptidase gives rise to the protein MNQKKTFWQWFTHHYLMVFRDEENFEKLRTIRFNFARVVVVLAGFVLLVFIPSFFLAKAIADYQISTSENPQARLFKLMEKSDSLEAIVAGQNEYYENLRQILGGDIPQQTISEDSTENTINSEDLDLEQIDSIDLAFRKQFEKEDSKTKGLRTSKSELQQVLFFSPISGIVTNKYNSASSHFGVDVVAPKNEVIKAAADGTVILSSWTQDSGHTLAIQHKHQLVSFYKHNSVLLKKVGEIVKAGDPVAVIGNSGELTDGPHLHFELWYEGNPVNPQDFISF